A DNA window from Cognatiyoonia koreensis contains the following coding sequences:
- a CDS encoding protein-disulfide reductase DsbD domain-containing protein yields MLKNLCLSIALACIAQSASAGPADDVVSVEVLSGWQTESGSQMAGLRIKLAPGWKTYWRAPGDAGIPPIISFLGSDNIANTRVQWPVPEVFYEQGMRSIGYYDEVVVPIELMPKTAGTPMTLSGEMQIGVCEEICVPAHLAFSAVIQPGGNRSPAIVAALIDRPLTEKEAGVTQAICSFAPAPNGVVVSTTLALPHTGGTEAVVIEAGDPHIWVSEPDVVRTGNQITATSRMVHSNGISFSLNRANIRITVLGANHAVDVRGCSAG; encoded by the coding sequence ATGTTAAAGAATCTATGCCTTTCCATCGCGCTTGCCTGCATCGCGCAGTCCGCATCAGCCGGTCCCGCCGACGACGTGGTGTCTGTCGAAGTCCTGTCAGGCTGGCAGACCGAAAGCGGTAGTCAGATGGCAGGTCTACGCATTAAACTGGCACCCGGTTGGAAGACCTATTGGCGCGCACCCGGCGATGCTGGCATTCCCCCCATCATCAGCTTTCTGGGGTCCGACAACATCGCGAACACGCGCGTACAATGGCCCGTGCCAGAAGTATTCTATGAACAAGGCATGCGCAGCATCGGCTATTACGACGAGGTCGTTGTTCCAATCGAATTGATGCCAAAAACGGCAGGGACACCGATGACACTCAGCGGCGAAATGCAGATCGGCGTTTGCGAGGAAATCTGTGTCCCGGCGCATTTGGCATTCAGCGCCGTCATTCAACCAGGCGGCAACCGCTCGCCCGCCATCGTTGCGGCTCTGATTGATCGCCCCCTCACCGAAAAAGAAGCTGGCGTAACGCAGGCGATCTGCAGCTTTGCACCGGCTCCAAACGGCGTTGTCGTTAGCACGACACTTGCGCTACCGCATACAGGTGGCACCGAAGCCGTCGTGATCGAGGCAGGTGATCCGCACATTTGGGTGTCCGAGCCCGACGTCGTCAGAACAGGCAATCAAATCACCGCCACGTCGCGCATGGTTCACAGCAATGGCATAAGCTTTTCGCTGAACCGCGCGAATATTCGCATCACAGTTCTGGGTGCAAATCACGCAGTCGACGTCCGCGGGTGCAGTGCAGGCTAG
- the argH gene encoding argininosuccinate lyase yields MTKSANTMWGGRFAAGPDAIMEAINASISFDQRLASQDIAGSRAHASMLAATGIISDKDAEAIKEGLLTVLSEIEAGEFPFSAVLEDIHMNVEARLKDLVGEPAGRLHTARSRNDQVAVDFRLWVRDQCDAADSALLALQKALLGQAEAGADWVMPGFTHLQTAQPVTWGHHMLAYVEMLDRDRSRFADARRRMNTSPLGAAALAGTSFPIDRDMTAKALGFERPMSNSLDAVSDRDFALEYLAAASICAMHLSRLAEELVIWSSAQFRFVKMSDKWSTGSSIMPQKRNPDAAELIRAKIGRIFGANVALMTVMKGLPLTYSKDMQEDKEQVFDAADNLMLALAAMAGMVADMSANRESLKAAAASGFSTATDLADWLVRELGLPFRDAHHVTGSLVALAESNGADLPDLTLSDMQSVHAGITEAVFEVLGVENSVASRTSFGGTAPANVRQQVSAWKERLA; encoded by the coding sequence ATGACCAAATCCGCGAACACCATGTGGGGCGGGCGTTTTGCCGCCGGACCAGACGCGATCATGGAGGCGATAAACGCCTCGATCTCGTTTGACCAGCGCCTTGCTTCCCAAGACATCGCAGGTTCACGGGCCCATGCCAGCATGCTTGCTGCTACAGGCATCATTAGCGATAAAGATGCCGAAGCGATTAAGGAAGGCCTGCTCACGGTCTTGTCAGAGATCGAAGCAGGTGAGTTCCCGTTTTCCGCGGTACTTGAAGACATTCACATGAATGTCGAAGCCCGTTTGAAAGACCTGGTGGGTGAGCCTGCAGGGCGTTTGCATACCGCCCGTTCGCGCAACGATCAGGTCGCGGTCGATTTCAGACTTTGGGTGCGCGATCAATGCGATGCGGCGGATTCTGCGCTATTGGCGCTTCAGAAGGCGCTGCTTGGTCAGGCTGAAGCCGGTGCAGACTGGGTCATGCCCGGTTTTACACATCTTCAAACCGCCCAGCCGGTGACATGGGGTCATCACATGTTGGCTTATGTTGAAATGCTCGACCGGGATAGATCGCGTTTCGCCGACGCGCGCAGGCGGATGAACACATCGCCGCTTGGTGCGGCAGCGCTTGCGGGCACGTCTTTTCCGATTGACCGCGATATGACGGCAAAGGCGCTTGGATTTGAGCGTCCGATGTCGAACTCTCTCGATGCTGTATCCGACAGGGATTTTGCGTTGGAGTATCTGGCGGCGGCCAGCATCTGCGCGATGCATCTTTCGCGTCTGGCCGAGGAATTGGTGATATGGTCTTCGGCACAATTCCGCTTCGTGAAAATGTCTGACAAGTGGTCGACTGGGTCGTCCATCATGCCACAAAAGCGCAATCCGGATGCGGCTGAGTTAATCCGGGCCAAGATTGGCCGGATTTTCGGGGCAAACGTGGCATTGATGACGGTGATGAAGGGGTTGCCGCTGACCTATTCCAAAGACATGCAGGAAGACAAGGAACAGGTGTTTGATGCGGCTGACAACCTGATGCTGGCGCTTGCTGCCATGGCAGGAATGGTTGCTGACATGTCAGCAAACCGCGAAAGTCTGAAAGCCGCAGCAGCCAGCGGATTTTCGACAGCTACGGATCTTGCAGACTGGCTCGTGCGCGAACTTGGACTACCTTTCCGCGACGCGCACCATGTGACCGGATCACTTGTGGCACTTGCAGAAAGCAATGGTGCGGATTTGCCGGACCTGACGCTGTCAGACATGCAAAGTGTTCACGCCGGGATCACGGAGGCGGTTTTTGAAGTGCTTGGCGTCGAAAATTCGGTGGCGTCTCGCACGAGTTTTGGTGGAACTGCGCCGGCGAATGTGCGCCAGCAGGTTTCGGCTTGGAAGGAACGTTTGGCATGA
- a CDS encoding TlpA disulfide reductase family protein: MRKFTSALLYLSLATLANADPVDISALRDGDMRKLTVHSEPMPGSDVPFTGEDGTEMTLATYEGKHVVLNFWATWCAPCRKEMPQLADLQEQLGGDNFKVVTIATGRNARPAMEEFFDDIDVDNLPLHTDARQNLARSMGVLGLPVTVILDPNGMEIARLQGDAEWNSDSAFAIIRALTETDDQS; encoded by the coding sequence ATGCGGAAATTTACGTCAGCCCTGCTTTACCTAAGCCTTGCAACGCTTGCAAATGCAGACCCTGTCGACATCAGCGCATTGCGCGACGGGGATATGCGCAAACTGACCGTTCATTCCGAACCAATGCCCGGATCCGATGTACCGTTTACCGGCGAAGACGGTACTGAAATGACGCTTGCCACGTACGAGGGCAAGCATGTCGTTTTGAATTTCTGGGCAACATGGTGTGCGCCTTGCCGCAAAGAAATGCCGCAACTTGCCGATCTTCAGGAACAGCTTGGCGGTGACAACTTCAAAGTTGTCACCATCGCCACCGGGCGTAACGCGCGGCCCGCAATGGAAGAGTTCTTTGATGATATCGACGTAGACAACCTTCCGCTTCATACCGATGCACGGCAAAACCTTGCCCGCAGCATGGGCGTGTTGGGGCTACCTGTCACTGTCATATTGGACCCTAACGGGATGGAAATCGCCCGCTTGCAGGGCGATGCTGAATGGAACAGCGACAGCGCATTCGCCATTATCCGCGCCTTGACCGAAACAGATGATCAGAGCTAG
- a CDS encoding YqgE/AlgH family protein, whose translation MESNLCGKMLIAMPMMGDPRFQQSVIYMCAHSKEGAMGLIVNKPQPGVRFKELLGQLGIDPEDDAKDVRVHYGGPVENVRGFVLHSEDYRSETGTMEVDTGICMTATLDILEDMARGKGPRTSLLALGYAGWGPDQLEGEIAQNGWLTCDAKEDIIFGRANEHKWTGALKILGIDPVLLSSTPGRA comes from the coding sequence ATGGAAAGCAATTTATGCGGCAAGATGTTGATCGCGATGCCCATGATGGGCGATCCGCGGTTCCAACAAAGCGTTATCTACATGTGTGCGCATTCCAAAGAAGGTGCGATGGGGCTGATCGTGAACAAGCCTCAACCGGGCGTGCGGTTCAAAGAGTTGCTTGGCCAACTTGGTATTGATCCGGAAGATGACGCCAAAGACGTCCGCGTTCACTATGGCGGGCCCGTGGAAAACGTGCGTGGTTTCGTGTTGCACAGCGAAGATTACAGGTCGGAAACGGGGACGATGGAGGTCGACACCGGCATTTGCATGACTGCGACCCTTGATATTCTTGAAGATATGGCGCGGGGCAAGGGCCCAAGGACATCCCTGCTTGCCCTCGGTTATGCCGGCTGGGGACCTGATCAGTTGGAAGGTGAAATCGCGCAGAATGGCTGGCTGACCTGTGATGCGAAAGAGGACATCATATTCGGTCGAGCGAACGAGCATAAGTGGACCGGTGCGTTAAAAATACTGGGCATCGACCCTGTTTTGCTGTCGTCCACGCCCGGTCGGGCCTAG
- a CDS encoding DUF2834 domain-containing protein: protein MRYVYLALAIWGAIHPMYYFISWFQAEGWDIMKMVDAWHVNAASSGLVWDLTIAAITLTIFILSETLVRKNWIALLAIPATFGIGVSCGLPLYLYLRSRPIV, encoded by the coding sequence ATGCGCTACGTCTACCTTGCCCTTGCGATCTGGGGCGCGATCCATCCGATGTATTATTTCATCAGCTGGTTTCAGGCTGAAGGTTGGGACATCATGAAAATGGTGGACGCCTGGCACGTGAATGCTGCCAGTAGCGGACTGGTCTGGGATCTGACAATTGCGGCTATCACGCTGACGATATTCATTCTGTCCGAAACGTTGGTCCGCAAGAACTGGATCGCCTTGCTCGCGATACCTGCAACATTCGGTATTGGCGTCAGCTGCGGTCTGCCGCTTTATCTTTATCTGCGGTCTCGTCCGATTGTGTGA